Below is a window of Micromonospora chersina DNA.
CCGTCGGCGACGAGGGCGGCGACCGCGCGGCTGACCGTCGAGGGGTCGAGCCGGCTCCGTTCCGCCAGGTCCCGGGCGTGGCATCCGGTGTCGGCGCCCCGGTCGATGTGCCGGAGCAGGCCGACGAGGCCGGGCGGCACGGCCGGCCGGTCGTCCGCGCGCCGCTGCTTGAGCAGCCGCACGCCGGTCAGCATGTCCTGCAACCGCGTGACGAGTTCCTGGCTGGTGGCGTCCACTCTTCCCCTCCCCTGCCTTGGTTGCCTCAAGCAATCATTCGCGAATCTTGCGCAGTAGGCAAGTTTGCTCATTGAGAAACGGATCACGTACGCTGGAACCCATGGAGGAGGCCACCGGGCTGCGGGAGCGGAAGAAGGCGGCGACCCGCCTCGCCCTGCACGAGGCGGCCCTGCGCCTCGCCGCCGAGCAGGGGCCGGACCGGGTCACCGTCGAGGCGATCGCCGACGCCGCCAACTTGTCCCGGCGCACGTTCTCCAACTACTTCTCCAGCAAGGAGGAGGCGCTCTTCCACGGCGACACCATGCGGCTGCGCCGCCTGCTGGAACTGATCGCCGAGCAACCCGCCGACCTGACCCCGTGGGCGGCGCTGAGCCGTGCCGCGCTGCGCCAGGCCGACGAGATGGACGGCGAGACCGCCGAGTCCTGGCTCGCCCGGCGCCGCCGCTTGCACGGCAACCCGGGCCTGGTGGCGCACCAGGTGGCCGCGTACACGGCGATCGAGCGGGAGTTGGCCGGGGAGATCGGCCGCCGGCTCACCGGCGCCGACGGGCCGCTGCGCGCCCGGATCCTCGCCGCGACCTTTCTGGCGACCCTGCGGGTCGCCGTCCAGCAGTGGATCGAGGCGCCGGACCAGCCGCTCACCGGCACGCTCCGGGCCGCGCTCGCGCACGCCACCCCGGCGACCGGCTGACTGTCGGAGGGTGGCGCTAGCGTCCTCGGCGTGGTCACCGTCGACGAGGTCCGCGCCCTGGCCCGCACGCTCCCCCGCACCAGCGAGCACCTGATCCACGACCGGATCAAGTTCCGGGTGGGCGCGATCGTCTACGTCGCGTTCAGCCGCGACGAGCAGACCATGGGCTTCGGCTACCCCAGGGAGCAGCGCGACGGGCTGATCGCCGCCGAGCCCGCCCTGTTCTTCCTCCCACGCCCCTCCGACCTGAGGTTCAACTGGGTCTGCTGCCACCTGGAGCGGCTCGACCACGCCCAGATGACCGAGCTGGTCTGCGAGGCGTGGCGGATGGTGGTGCCGAAGTTCCTGGCCCGCCAGCGGCTGGGTGAACCCGGGCCGCCGGGGCTTCGGTGAGAGCGGTACCACGCCGTACGGTCCCGGCATGAGCGGCACCACGACATCCACGGCGGCCGTCCGGCCGTACCGGCCCGCCGACCACGACGCGGTCTACGACATCTGCGTCCGCACCGCCGACGCCGGCGGCGACGCCCGCGGGAGGTACGCCTCCGACGACCTCATGCCCGACCTCTTCGCCGGCCCCTACGTGCACCTCGAACCGGATCTGGCGTTCGTGCTGGCCGACGCCGGCCGGGTCGTCGGCTACGTGGTGGGCACCGCCGACACCCCCGCCTTCGTCCGCGCCTACCGACGGGTCTGGATCCCCCGGCTGGCACACCGCTACCCCGAGCCGTCCGGCGACCCACGCACCCCGGACGAGGAGATGATCGCCCTGCACCACCACCCCGAACGGATGCTGGTGCCGGAGCTGGCCGGCTACCCGGCCCACCTGCACATCGACCTGCTCCCCAGCCACCAGGGGCGCGGCCACGGCCGGCGGCTGCTGGAGACGTTCCTGGCCGCCGCCGCCCGGGCCGGC
It encodes the following:
- a CDS encoding MarR family winged helix-turn-helix transcriptional regulator translates to MDATSQELVTRLQDMLTGVRLLKQRRADDRPAVPPGLVGLLRHIDRGADTGCHARDLAERSRLDPSTVSRAVAALVADGLVDRRTDPDDRRASHLTVTPAGRAALTEAYDWYGGVLARALADWTPGEVAALSAALARLTRDLEVALTRHDNLEDAR
- a CDS encoding TetR/AcrR family transcriptional regulator, with product MEEATGLRERKKAATRLALHEAALRLAAEQGPDRVTVEAIADAANLSRRTFSNYFSSKEEALFHGDTMRLRRLLELIAEQPADLTPWAALSRAALRQADEMDGETAESWLARRRRLHGNPGLVAHQVAAYTAIERELAGEIGRRLTGADGPLRARILAATFLATLRVAVQQWIEAPDQPLTGTLRAALAHATPATG
- a CDS encoding MmcQ/YjbR family DNA-binding protein; the protein is MVTVDEVRALARTLPRTSEHLIHDRIKFRVGAIVYVAFSRDEQTMGFGYPREQRDGLIAAEPALFFLPRPSDLRFNWVCCHLERLDHAQMTELVCEAWRMVVPKFLARQRLGEPGPPGLR
- a CDS encoding GNAT family N-acetyltransferase; this translates as MSGTTTSTAAVRPYRPADHDAVYDICVRTADAGGDARGRYASDDLMPDLFAGPYVHLEPDLAFVLADAGRVVGYVVGTADTPAFVRAYRRVWIPRLAHRYPEPSGDPRTPDEEMIALHHHPERMLVPELAGYPAHLHIDLLPSHQGRGHGRRLLETFLAAAARAGAPALHVGMVSANVRARGFYDRLGFHVIPVPDPGPLTYLGRPTT